A region from the Drosophila ananassae strain 14024-0371.13 chromosome 2L, ASM1763931v2, whole genome shotgun sequence genome encodes:
- the LOC6500521 gene encoding chymotrypsin-1, protein MKECHSFNKYFLARQPSGYTPHRIVGGADVPPGEHVPYQVSLQYQTRNGQMHFCGGSIIAPNRILTAAHCCQGLNASRMSVVAGIRSLQEIGSRSKVLSFTIHPDYKELVTSDLSVLYIDPPLEFDNTTIGAIDLQSNYVGGGVPVTLTGWGLRLWVPFPYLDDVNYPNVLQRMSYHTITNQECRNAGMDSVTDTEVCARGPFRGACSGDSGGPLVMRTDEGLKQVGIVSYGLVVCGLFISPDVYTRVSTFTEWIVGHLEF, encoded by the exons ATGAAAGAGTGCCATAGTTTCaacaaatattttctagcCCGCCAGCCCAGTGGATACACACCCCACAGAATTGTTGGAGGAGCGGATGTCCCGCCGGGAGAACATGTCCCCTATCAAGTATCCCTCCAATATCAGACTCGTAATggacaaatgcatttctgcgGGGGATCCATCATTGCCCCCAACCGCATCCTAACAGCTGCCCACTGTTGCCAGGGCTTAAATGCGAGTCGCATGTCCGTAGTGGCTGGAATACGAAGCCTGCAAGAAATAGGATCCCGCTCCAAGGTTCTCTCCTTCACCATTCATCCAGATTACAAGGAGCTGGTCACCAGCGACCTGTCCGTTCTGTATATAGATCCTCCGCTAGAGTTTGACAACACAACCATCGGTGCCATTGACTTGCAGTCGAATTACGTGGGCGGAGGAGTTCCGGTGACCCTAACTGGTTGGGGCTTACGCCTATGGGTACCTTTTCCCTACCTGGACGATGTCAACTACCCTAATGTCCTGCAGCGGATGAGCTATCATACGATTACGAACCAGGAGTGCAGGAATGCTGGCATGGACAGTGTGACGGATACGGAAGTCTGCGCCAGAGGACCTTTCAGGGGGGCTTGTTCG GGCGATTCTGGTGGACCGCTGGTGATGAGAACGGACGAGGGCCTAAAACAAGTAGGCATAGTATCCTACGGATTGGTGGTTTGTGGCCTGTTCATATCCCCGGATGTCTACACCCGAGTGTCAACCTTTACTGAATGGATAGTGGGTCATCTGGAGTTCTAG